A single region of the Vagococcus teuberi genome encodes:
- a CDS encoding winged helix-turn-helix domain-containing protein — translation MKNNLNLLPSHNGLTLDTENNTLRTQHHCIKLSKNECRLLVILFKHPGKVIKRETFLRELWKDESYVDDNTLTVNINHIRKK, via the coding sequence ATGAAAAACAACCTCAATTTATTACCATCTCACAATGGGCTTACTCTAGATACTGAAAATAATACTTTAAGAACACAACATCACTGTATTAAATTAAGTAAAAATGAATGTCGTTTACTCGTTATTTTGTTTAAACATCCTGGTAAAGTGATCAAACGCGAAACATTTCTTCGTGAATTATGGAAAGATGAAAGTTATGTCGATGATAATACTTTAACAGTCAATATTAATCACATACGAAAAAAATGA
- a CDS encoding M42 family metallopeptidase, producing the protein MLDKKEELFLKELTDAKGVPGNETQVTEIFKKYAEPYADKVLFDGLGGINARHIGEKEGPRVLISGHMDEVGFMVTKITDKGFIEFQTLGGWWGQVMLAQQVTITTSTGKEIHGVIGSKPPHVLSAEARKQPYDIADMFIDIGATSKEEATEWGIKPGDMVTPFIEYKRLNGSKYLLAKAWDNRIGTAVSLKVLENLAKEGHPNILFAGSNVQEEVGLRGARTSTHLVNPDIAFALDTGTAGDTPGMTPKEADSVLGEGPQILIFDASMIPHRKLRDFVIDVAEELDIPFQYTVITGGGTDAGMQHLTRNGVPSLAITVATRYLHSHTSIIHEDDYLNTVKLVTEVVKRLDADKVKELTSY; encoded by the coding sequence TTGTTAGATAAAAAAGAAGAACTATTTTTAAAAGAATTAACGGACGCAAAAGGTGTACCTGGAAACGAAACACAGGTAACTGAAATCTTTAAAAAATATGCCGAACCATATGCTGATAAAGTATTATTTGATGGGTTAGGTGGAATTAACGCACGTCATATTGGTGAAAAAGAAGGACCGCGTGTCTTAATTTCTGGTCACATGGACGAAGTTGGTTTCATGGTAACTAAAATCACTGATAAAGGATTTATCGAATTTCAAACATTAGGTGGTTGGTGGGGACAAGTTATGCTTGCTCAACAAGTGACCATCACAACATCAACAGGTAAAGAAATTCATGGCGTGATTGGATCGAAACCACCACACGTATTATCGGCTGAAGCAAGAAAGCAACCATATGATATAGCTGATATGTTTATTGATATTGGTGCCACAAGTAAAGAAGAAGCAACTGAGTGGGGCATTAAACCCGGTGATATGGTAACACCTTTTATCGAATACAAACGCTTAAATGGTTCAAAATACTTATTAGCTAAAGCTTGGGACAATCGTATTGGAACTGCTGTGTCATTAAAAGTGTTAGAAAACTTAGCGAAAGAAGGACACCCAAATATTTTATTTGCGGGAAGTAACGTGCAAGAAGAAGTTGGATTACGCGGGGCAAGAACTAGCACGCATTTAGTCAATCCAGATATTGCATTTGCTCTTGATACAGGTACAGCTGGAGATACTCCAGGGATGACACCAAAAGAAGCAGATTCTGTGTTAGGTGAAGGACCACAGATTTTAATTTTTGATGCCTCAATGATTCCACACAGAAAATTACGTGATTTTGTCATTGATGTAGCAGAAGAACTGGATATTCCATTCCAATACACTGTTATCACAGGTGGAGGAACAGATGCTGGTATGCAACACTTAACACGTAATGGTGTACCATCACTTGCGATTACAGTGGCAACCCGCTACTTACATTCACATACATCTATTATTCATGAAGATGATTATTTGAATACAGTGAAATTAGTGACAGAAGTAGTAAAACGACTAGATGCTGATAAAGTGAAAGAGTTAACGTCGTACTAA
- a CDS encoding MBL fold metallo-hydrolase → MKITVLGFWGGYPYKGEGTTSYLVQSEDFSLLLDAGSSTLIRLEEKLDPLTLDAVLLTHYHHDHIADLGVLQYLRQLKPTTPVEELNIYGHTENEDKFKELTMPGISKGIAYQEHDTLEIGPFLITFKRTIHPVPCFATRIVEKKTGKVFVFTADTGYLDGLSDFCQKADLLITDTYFLEGNENHKAHLTTKETGELAKEANVSQVVISHLNQSLALEDVLSQTQYYAEDIPVQLAKINLTITL, encoded by the coding sequence ATGAAAATTACGGTACTAGGTTTTTGGGGAGGCTATCCCTATAAAGGAGAAGGCACCACATCATATCTTGTTCAATCGGAGGATTTTTCACTATTATTGGATGCGGGAAGTTCCACGTTAATTCGATTAGAAGAAAAACTTGATCCGTTAACGTTAGATGCGGTGCTTTTAACACATTATCATCATGATCATATTGCAGATTTAGGTGTGTTACAGTATTTGCGTCAGTTAAAACCTACAACGCCAGTTGAAGAATTAAATATTTATGGTCATACTGAAAACGAAGACAAGTTTAAAGAATTAACAATGCCAGGAATTTCAAAAGGTATAGCTTATCAGGAACATGATACATTAGAGATTGGACCATTTTTAATAACATTCAAACGCACGATTCATCCTGTACCATGTTTTGCTACTAGAATTGTTGAGAAGAAGACGGGGAAAGTATTTGTTTTTACAGCAGATACTGGCTATTTAGATGGGTTGTCTGATTTTTGTCAGAAGGCTGATTTATTGATTACAGATACATATTTCTTAGAAGGAAATGAAAATCATAAAGCACATCTAACAACAAAAGAAACGGGAGAACTAGCTAAAGAAGCAAACGTGTCACAAGTTGTGATTAGTCACTTGAATCAATCTCTAGCTTTAGAAGACGTTTTGTCACAGACACAATATTATGCAGAAGATATTCCAGTTCAGCTAGCAAAAATTAATTTAACTATTACATTATAA